The sequence AACGGGACCCCAACACGGGCTATCGCAACATACTTGATCCGCGTACGGGACTGCCCAAGTTCGAACCCACAGCCCTCAATGAGGCTACGCCCAAGGACGTCAACGGGGCCAAGGTTGATATCGACGCATTCGCCGGTGTGGAGGCAGGCATTACCCCCGCCGGGCGCCTACAGTGGCTTCCACCGCAAGAAAAGGACTTCGTTAGCTTCGCGGACGTCGCTGCGACCGTCGCGGGCAGCGCTGGGGCCGGAGCAAAATTCAAGCTCTATATCTATTACGCCGACGGAAAATTCCGGCTGAAGGTCGCCGCAGGACTGTGCTGGGGCGTGGGAGCGAAGGGCTCTCTGGACTTCGCGGTGGACAGCGGAAAGCTCTTGGATTTTGCAAAGTGGTTCTACTTTCAGCTGCTGCACTACCAGTTCAAACAGCTGGTCATTGTCCAGCAAGACGCATTTCGCGCGCTTTCTCAGATCCTCGTTCTGCTGGTCGCGCAAGCTGATACTGACGCTGGCGAGCAGCTTCGGAAGGACGCCATCTCTGTCGACCTCGCCTTCCAACAGTTCTTGACTTCTCTAGACTCGGCCAAAGAGCGAGAAGCCATGGTCAACAGCATCAACCGCAAACCGGAATGGTTGATCTACGCCACGCCCGAAACACGCGGCATGCTGCTGTATTTGATCACTCGCCATTGCTTCGCTAATCACATGCGGGCCCTGCCAAGCGTGTCGACGGGCAAGCATTGGAATGATCCCGAGTTTCATCTGATGGACAGCCACAAGGCAGCCGTTCTCGCGATCTTGCAACCTATCAGCACGCGCGACGAGTGGGCCAACGTCATGCAGCACATGAGCACCAACGGCTCCAAAATCATCGGCCCCGCCGGCAAGCAGGAAGGTGACATACTCCGCTTCCTGAACTACGGGTACTCGCTTGCCGAGAATCTGGAAACGCTCATCGACCAACTCAATGCCGGAGGTCCCATTACCTCGCCCGCCAAAGAGCCCGATACCGGCAACAAGTATCTCGACGAATTCTTCAAGAAACGTCGCGATCTACTGAAGAGCTTTCCCAAAGGCTACAAAGTAGCGGGATATTCGCGGGAGGCATTCCGCCTCCTCGCCGCGATTGATGGACAGGCTAGCCCGCAATTCGCGCTAGCCGAGCCCAATGCGCTCATGGATGGGGGTAGTCGACAGACTGCGGTAGCGTTCGCTTAGGATCCAAGAGGAATGTCTGTCGAGCAGCGGGCGGTTGTTGCCAGGTCCGGGTTCTCGCCAACAACGCCCTTCTCCAATTTTCCTTCGGGAGAGCTCCCCCGGCGCACAAAGGTGAACGACAGAATCGAGAGCCCATCGCCGCCTACAAGCACGTAGCCCCTGATGACACGCTGACTGCCGGTGGTCGGCCCCCGTGGATTCTTCTGTGCGACCGATTCGTACCTTTCTGCATACCAGTCCTGGACCCACTCATAGCCATTGGTCACCATGTCGTACAGCCCCAGCGGGTTGGGCGGATAGAGTCCCACCTCCATGGGCAACGGCCTCGTCCCAATCGGGAAGCGCTGTCTGCGGAGGTCGTTTTGGTCGAAAGACGGGACGTTTCTTCCGTCATCGATCTTTCCATTGTCGGTCGCGTACAGGACCAACTTGCCGCGATCACGCGCGGCGTACTCCCACTGCGCCTCGGTCGGCAAATCCATAGGGGTTCCCAGCTTCGATCCCAACCACCGGCAGTAGTCGTGGGCCGCCCGCCAGCTCAGGCTAGCGGGCACTCGCGGCAAGCGCGCTGGCAGTTCCCACTTGTGCGTGCTGATCCGCGGCCGCCCCGTCGCATCACTGAACACATCGTAGTCTTCGTAGGTGATCTTGTAGGCCGACATGGAGAAGCTGTCGAGGGTCACCTCGTGCAACACGTTGTCGTTTATCTCCGGGCTGTACTGCAGTCTCTCCTCGCCGTACTTGGCCCCGAAGTCTCCCATCTCGAAGTGACCTCCTTCGACAAAGACCATCTGCTTGCGCGTACGCGCAAGCAAAGCCGCGAGCCGCGCATCAAGTTCTCTCTTGCTCTCCAGGGCTTGCGCTTCGCGCACGCGCACGACGTAGATCGCGCCACCAACGAGGCACGCCGCCGCCAAGAGGCCTCCCAGAACCAGCAAAGGACGACGCTTCCGAATGGAGGGAGTTGCTGCAACTTGCATCTTCGGGATTCCGTAGCCAAAGGTCAGATAGTCCGAATGGATATTCTACGTGGTGCAGCCCTGCTCACCCCGCCCCACAGCGCGTTCCTTGAAGAAACGTCGCGATCTGCTGAAGAGCTTTCCCAAAGGCTACAAGGTGGCGGGATACTCCCAGGAGGCGTTCCGCCTCCTCGCAGCGATTGATGGACAGACCAGCCCACGATTCGCGCTGGCTGAGCCCAATGCGCTCATGGACGGTGGCAATCGACAGACCGCGGTGGCGCTCGCTTAGGATCCAGGAGAAGCGACTGCCGCGCAGCGGGCGGTCGTCCTCAGATCCGGGTTCTCACCAACAGCGTCCTTCTCCAGCTTTCCCTGGGGCAATCGTCCGCGACGTACAAATGTGAACGAGAGAAGTGAGAGCCCGTCGCCGCCCCTGAGTTCGTAGCCTCGCATGACACGCCGGCTACCGGAGCCCGGCCCCCGCGGATTCTTCTGTTCGGCGGATTCATAGCTCTCCGCGTACCAGTCTTGGACCCACTCGTACCCATTGGTCACCATGTCGTACAAACCTAATGGATTCGGTGGATAGAGGCCCACCTCCATGGGCATCGGACTCGTCCCAATCGGGAGATGCTGCCGGCGAGCCTCTTTTTGATCGAAAGACGGAACGTTTCTTCCGTCATCGATCTTTCCGTTGTCGGTCGCATACAGGACCAACCTTCCGCGACCACGCGCCGCGTACTCCCACTGTGCCTCGGTCGGCAGATCCATCGGCACATTCAACTGCGATCCCAACCACTGGCAGTAGTCGTGCGCGGCCTGCCAGCTCAAGCCAGCCGGCACGCGCGGCAAGCGCGCAGGCAGCTCCCGCTTGTGCGTACTGATCCGCGGCCGACCGGTCGCATCGCTGAACACGTCGTAGTCTTCGTAGGTGATCTTGTAGGCCGACATGGAGAAGCTGTCGAGGGTCACCTCGTGCAACACGTTGTCGTTTATCTCCGGGCTGTACTGTAGTTTTTCCTCACCGTACTTGGCCCCGAAGTCCCCCATCTCGAAGCGACCTCCTTCAACGAAGACCATCTGCTTGCGCGTACGCGCTAGCAAAGCCGCGAGCCGTGTATCGAGTTCCCTTTTGCTCTCCAGGGCCTGGGACCCGCGCACGCGCACGACGTAGATCGCGCCACCAACAAGGCACGTTGCCGCCAAGAGGCCTCCCAGAATCAACCAAGGACGACGCTTCCGAACGGAGGTGAGGATTGCTGCAACTTGCATCTTCGGGATTCCGTGGCCAAGGGTCAGATAGTCGGAATGGATATTCTACGCGGTGCAGCCGTGCTAGCTCTGTGCTCAACGCGCACTTTTGCTTACCCGCTCACGCTGGGACCTCGGCTCGCCTTCCTGCGTTGAAATCGGAACAGCTTCGTGTTCCATGACCGGACCGCGCCCGAGATCCTCGATTCGGTTTTCGCCGACTACGCCGCGGGCCTCCGTCCCGATAGCGCTGGTAACCGGCCAAAGCGTCCGTCTATCGCCGCCGCCGCACCTGGACGCAGTTTCGGGAGGCGATCTGGATTTCGTGACCCGCCTGCTTGCGCAAGAGGGGTTCTTTTGCTGATTCGAACATGAAGCTGATGCACAGGGCGGCGCGCTCGGCCTGCACCGGCTAGTGATCGCGAATCGGGCCAGCGCCTTTTCCGACCGGCCCTTCTCTCGCGTGAGCCTGCAGCACCGCACGGCGATCCGCGCGCGACATGTATGGGATTGCCGCGCGGAGCAGGCCGCGGCGGAAACGTAGGACCGGCGAGTGCTTCGTGCGCGTCTGGACCAACTCGCCTTCGACCTCACGCCCGGCGAGGCACGCGTCCAGCTCGCCACCACCCAGCATGCCAGCGGACTGACGCTGGGCGCCATCCGCCACCAGTACGACAACCAGCGCCTCGCCGCCCGCGGCCTGGGTACGGAACTGCTGAGCGAACAGTCCGGCGCATTGCGCGCGGGCTCGGGCCTCTTGCTCTCCACCTTCGGCAGCAGCGGCGGCGCGCAGATGAACGCCCAAGCCGCGAGCGCCAGCCTGACGCAGGCACAAGACGTCGCGCGCACGCTGGCCCAATCCGCCCGCGCCCAGAAAGCCATCGTCGCCGACGAGCCGCAAGAACTGGCAGCCATCGAAGCGCTTGGCGACAGCCTCAAGGATCTCGCCGCGACACAGACCCGCGACAGCGCCGCCGACAACGGTGGCGCCGGCACAGTGCCCGCCTGGGACAGTCCGATGATCATCGCCGAAGCCGCCGCCGGCCTCGTCGCCACTACCCCCGCCGACGCTGCGCTGGTGAGTGGCAGAACGCTCTCCGCGGTCGCCGCCGACATCAACGGCATCGCCCAGGCCAACAGCGGCTGGAGCGCCGCGCAAGGCATCGTCCTCTACGCCTACGGCAAAGCCAGCGACACCTCGCGCGCCATCACCAAGACCGGCCTGCAGCTCCACGCCGCCCACGGCCCCGTCTCGGTCCGGGCCCAAAGCGACACCCTGTCGATCAACGCCCAGAAGCGCCTCACGATCGCCAGCACCGAAAGCACCGTCACCCTGCAAGGCAAGGACATGCTCAAGCTCGTCGCCGCCGGTGCGGCGCTGGATCTGTCGGGCGGCAACATCACGCTCACGGCGCCGGGCAAGGCGGAGTTGAAGGCGGCGAGCAAGAACTTCACTGGGCCGCAGGCGGCGAGCGCGGAATTCACGCCGCTGGCCGGAAGCAGCTTCAGCGGCTGTGCCGAACGCCTTAAGGCAGCGGCAAGCACACAGGCAGCAACGACGGATCTATGAGTTGCAGGACGAACGCGGCGGCACTCAACGATGCTCTGCAGCATGTGCTAGCCGAGGAGGCGGCAGGTTTCTGCGGCGTGCTTGTGGACCGGCGGCTGCGCGCGCTGGACGACGAGCATCCGTTGCGAGCTGCCGGCATCGCCCATGCCGTTGCAACGCCGAATGGCAGGCACCTGGACCCACAGCTCTGTCCGGAACTGTTTGTCCTCGACGCGTCGCGACTGGAACCAAGCCTGGCGCTAAGCAACTGCATCGAGGAGGCCCTCGTCGAGCTGGACGCGGATTCGCTGCGCAGCGGCGCGGGGCGGCGTATCGCGGGCTTCGTTCAGGCCGGCCAATCGCCGCAAACCATGGCGCGGCATCTTGGCCGCTTGTTGGTACAACGTCGCCCTGCGCCGCACGGCTCGGTGTTCACCGCTCTACACGTTTACGACCCCGCTGTGCTGTGGTGGCTGTGGCCAAGCCTCTCTGACACGCAACGCGGCATCGTACTCGGCCCCGCGCGGGCCTGGTGGTTGCTCGATCCGGTGGGGCGGTGGCACGTACTTGATACGTCCTCGCCTCACGATCCAGGGACGCATGCACTTGAACTGACACTCAGCCAGTGGACGCTCGTTCAGGGCATCGGCGCATTGAACGCCGTACTGCGCCACCTGCCGCTCGAAAGCCTCTCCGCTCCCGCGCTAGCAGCACTCCAGCAACGTGCGTTCGAAGGCCTGCAGCGCGCGCACGCGTCCGGCTGGTCTGTATCGCATGACCTGCAGACATACGTCCGCACGGCCCTGACACGACACCCGCTGTTTGATCGCCACCCTCGCGTGCAGCAGCTATTACGCAACCGTACCCCGGACGACCGCTTGGCCGCGCTCATCGATGGCGTGACGGAAGAAGAATGGCTCAGCGTCGCGGCCCAACTCGACACCAACGCCGCCACCGTCTGAACGGCGCCATCCAGTTCC is a genomic window of Niveibacterium sp. SC-1 containing:
- a CDS encoding SUMF1/EgtB/PvdO family nonheme iron enzyme, with protein sequence MQVAAILTSVRKRRPWLILGGLLAATCLVGGAIYVVRVRGSQALESKRELDTRLAALLARTRKQMVFVEGGRFEMGDFGAKYGEEKLQYSPEINDNVLHEVTLDSFSMSAYKITYEDYDVFSDATGRPRISTHKRELPARLPRVPAGLSWQAAHDYCQWLGSQLNVPMDLPTEAQWEYAARGRGRLVLYATDNGKIDDGRNVPSFDQKEARRQHLPIGTSPMPMEVGLYPPNPLGLYDMVTNGYEWVQDWYAESYESAEQKNPRGPGSGSRRVMRGYELRGGDGLSLLSFTFVRRGRLPQGKLEKDAVGENPDLRTTARCAAVASPGS
- a CDS encoding SUMF1/EgtB/PvdO family nonheme iron enzyme, with amino-acid sequence MQVAATPSIRKRRPLLVLGGLLAAACLVGGAIYVVRVREAQALESKRELDARLAALLARTRKQMVFVEGGHFEMGDFGAKYGEERLQYSPEINDNVLHEVTLDSFSMSAYKITYEDYDVFSDATGRPRISTHKWELPARLPRVPASLSWRAAHDYCRWLGSKLGTPMDLPTEAQWEYAARDRGKLVLYATDNGKIDDGRNVPSFDQNDLRRQRFPIGTRPLPMEVGLYPPNPLGLYDMVTNGYEWVQDWYAERYESVAQKNPRGPTTGSQRVIRGYVLVGGDGLSILSFTFVRRGSSPEGKLEKGVVGENPDLATTARCSTDIPLGS
- a CDS encoding DUF4123 domain-containing protein, which codes for MSCRTNAAALNDALQHVLAEEAAGFCGVLVDRRLRALDDEHPLRAAGIAHAVATPNGRHLDPQLCPELFVLDASRLEPSLALSNCIEEALVELDADSLRSGAGRRIAGFVQAGQSPQTMARHLGRLLVQRRPAPHGSVFTALHVYDPAVLWWLWPSLSDTQRGIVLGPARAWWLLDPVGRWHVLDTSSPHDPGTHALELTLSQWTLVQGIGALNAVLRHLPLESLSAPALAALQQRAFEGLQRAHASGWSVSHDLQTYVRTALTRHPLFDRHPRVQQLLRNRTPDDRLAALIDGVTEEEWLSVAAQLDTNAATV
- a CDS encoding type VI secretion system Vgr family protein; this encodes MLRARLDQLAFDLTPGEARVQLATTQHASGLTLGAIRHQYDNQRLAARGLGTELLSEQSGALRAGSGLLLSTFGSSGGAQMNAQAASASLTQAQDVARTLAQSARAQKAIVADEPQELAAIEALGDSLKDLAATQTRDSAADNGGAGTVPAWDSPMIIAEAAAGLVATTPADAALVSGRTLSAVAADINGIAQANSGWSAAQGIVLYAYGKASDTSRAITKTGLQLHAAHGPVSVRAQSDTLSINAQKRLTIASTESTVTLQGKDMLKLVAAGAALDLSGGNITLTAPGKAELKAASKNFTGPQAASAEFTPLAGSSFSGCAERLKAAASTQAATTDL